In Helianthus annuus cultivar XRQ/B chromosome 9, HanXRQr2.0-SUNRISE, whole genome shotgun sequence, the following are encoded in one genomic region:
- the LOC110875233 gene encoding F-box/LRR-repeat protein 20, which translates to MTPNLEILNLLGCDELVELHMPAECPKLIVLNLGHSKLRTFDLGMTPNLEVLDLSRCNNFVELLTPIECPKLEFLGISNSKMSSLNLERISQIQFLYLIDCYDFVELHMPVECPNLDILMLNGSKLRTFDLEMTPNIRILYFDGCCEFQQLRMTSECLKLETLNLTDSKLRAFDLGMTPNLQALYLNECYELHRLHMPAECPKLESLNLGGSSLRTFDLGMISNLVTLNLERCYEFQQLHMPTECPKLKSINLSGSKLRTFNLGMTPNLEILDLGWCYDFVDLHMPTECLKLKSLNLSHSSLSTFDLRMTSNLVTLNLEGCYKFQRLHMPTECPKLKYLKLGHSMLRTFDLGMTRNLETLDLEECLEFHQLHIPIECPKLKSLNLGRSKLRTFDLGITPNLEMLDFKRCNDFVELRMPDECPKLKFLDLSFSKLRTLDLGMTSNLEKLILVNCYEFQRLHMPTVCPKLRLLNIGGSKLRTFNLGMTPNLEMLCFKWCKEFVELHVPVECPKLKSLCLGHSKLRTFDLGMTSNLQNIRS; encoded by the coding sequence ATGACTCCAAATCTCGAAATATTAAATCTTCTAGGGTGTGATGAGCTTGTAGAACTCCACATGCCCGCTGAATGTCCCAAGTTAATTGTCCTCAACCTTGGTCATTCAAAGTTGAGAACCTTTGACCTTGGGATGACTCCAAATCTCGAAGTATTAGATCTTTCTAGATGTAATAACTTTGTAGAACTGCTCACGCCTATAGAATGCCCTAAGTTGGAATTCCTCGGCATTAGTAATTCTAAGATGAGTAGCCTTAACCTCGAGCGGATTTCACAAATTCAATTTTTATATCTCATTGACTGCTATGACTTTGTAGAACTTCACATGCCTGTTGAATGTCCAAACCTTGACATTCTAATGCTCAATGGTTCAAAGTTGAGAACCTTTGACCTCGAAATGACTCCGAATATCAGAATATTATATTTTGATGGATGTTGTGAATTTCAACAACTCCGAATGACCAGTGAATGTCTCAAGCTGGAAACCCTCAACCTTACTGATTCAAAgttgagagcctttgaccttgGGATGACCCCAAATCTCCAAGCATTATATCTGAATGAATGTTACGAACTTCATCGACTCCACATGCCTGCTGAATGTCCCAAGCTGGAATCCCTCAACCTCGGTGGTTCAAGCTTGAGAACTTTTGACCTTGGGATGATTTCAAATCTCGTCACATTAAATCTTGAAAGATGTTATGAATTTCAACAACTCCACATGCCTACTGAATGTCCCAAGTTGAAATCCATCAACCTCAGTGGTTCAAAGTTGAGAACCTTCAACCTTGGTATGACCCCAAATCTTGAAATATTAGATTTGGGATGGTGTTATGACTTTGTAGACCTCCACATGCCTACTGAATGTCTCAAGCTGAAATCCCTCAACCTCAGTCATTCAAGCTTGAGCACTTTTGACCTTAGGATGACTTCAAATCTCGTCACATTAAATCTTGAAGGTTGTTATAAATTTCAACGACTCCACATGCCCACTGAATGTCCCAAGCTGAAATACCTTAAACTCGGTCATTCAATGTTGAGAACCTTTGACCTTGGGATGACTCGAAATCTCGAAACATTAGATCTTGAAGAATGTCTTGAATTTCATCAACTCCATATTCCCATTGAATGTCCCAAGTTGAAATCCCTAAATCTTGGTCGTTCAAAGCTGAGAACTTTTGACCTTGGGATAACTCCAAATCTCGAAATGTTAGATTTTAAACGGTGTAATGACTTTGTAGAACTCCGCATGCCTGATGAATGTCCCAAGCTGAAATTCCTTGACCTTAGTTTTTCAAAGTTGAGAACCCTTGACCTTGGGATGACTTCAAATCTTGAAAAATTAATTCTTGTAAATTGTTATGAATTTCAACGACTCCACATGCCCACTGTATGTCCCAAGCTGAGATTACTCAACATAGGTGGTTCAAAGTTGAGAACCTTTAACCTTGGGATGACTCCAAATCTCGAAATGTTATGTTTTAAATGGTGTAAGGAGTTTGTAGAACTCCACGTGCCTGTTGAATGTCCTAAGCTGAAATCCCTTTGCCTCGGTCATTCAAAGTTGAGAACCTTTGACCTTGGGATGACTTCAAATCTCCAAAACATTAGATCTTAA